One genomic segment of Helianthus annuus cultivar XRQ/B chromosome 14, HanXRQr2.0-SUNRISE, whole genome shotgun sequence includes these proteins:
- the LOC110905076 gene encoding xyloglucan galactosyltransferase XLT2 has product MLPLSDTPSHKPPKPELDRKNSFTTLKPHLPRTWLIFFVVFLQILLLLTARNFHTSTVLTTRQPLPESHAIGDTECPSGKVFVYDLPKFFNTELLENCHELNPWGSRCDTYSNDGFGRSATKLAGVIPESLLRAWFWTDQFASEIIYHNRMLNYRCRTLDAESATAYYIPFYAGLAVGKYLWTENYTAEDRDRHCHMMLKWVHDQPYWKKSDGWDHFITMGRITWDFRRSKEEGWGSRCIYLPGMRNITRLLIERNSWDYFDVGVPYPTGFHPTSASDVTTWQEFVRTRTRATLFCFAGATRGLIKNDFRGLLLNQCYNSSGSCRVVDCGGSKCSNGTSLILESFLGSDFCLQPRGDSFTRRSIFDCMIAGSIPVFFWNRTAYSQYEWFLPGQPESYSVFIDKKEILNGKSIKEVLENFKEDEVRKMREKVIEYIPRIVYAKPHEGLEGMKDAFDVAVEGVLNRIKDQEQEGFKW; this is encoded by the coding sequence ATGCTTCCTCTTTCCGATACACCTTCGCATAAACCCCCAAAACCAGAACTAGATCGGAAAAATTCATTCACTACACTCAAACCTCATCTTCCTCGCACATGGCTTATCTTCTTTGTCGTCTTCCTCCAGATCCTCCTCCTCTTAACCGCTCGAAACTTCCACACATCCACCGTCCTCACCACCCGCCAACCCCTCCCTGAATCACATGCAATCGGAGACACCGAATGCCCCTCCGGTAAGGTATTCGTTTATGACTTGCCAAAGTTTTTTAATACTGAATTGTTAGAAAATTGTCATGAATTAAACCCTTGGGGTTCTCGTTGCGATACGTATTCGAATGATGGGTTTGGACGGAGTGCTACAAAACTCGCCGGAGTAATACCGGAGAGTTTATTACGAGCGTGGTTTTGGACGGATCAGTTCGCGTCGGAGATTATATATCATAATCGGATGTTGAACTACCGGTGTCGAACGCTAGACGCCGAATCAGCTACCGCTTATTACATTCCGTTCTACGCCGGACTTGCTGTCGGAAAATATCTATGGACGGAAAATTACACGGCGGAAGACCGTGATCGTCATTGTCATATGATGCTTAAGTGGGTTCATGATCAACCGTACTGGAAAAAATCGGACGGTTGGGATCATTTTATTACTATGGGCCGCATCACATGGGATTTCCGTCGGTCTAAGGAGGAAGGATGGGGCTCTAGATGCATCTATTTACCGGGTATGAGAAACATTACACGTCTTCTGATTGAACGAAACTCGTGGGACTATTTTGATGTCGGTGTACCCTATCCCACTGGATTCCATCCCACATCTGCGTCTGACGTCACCACATGGCAGGAGTTTGTTCGTACACGTACACGCGCCACCTTATTTTGTTTTGCCGGTGCAACACGTGGCCTTATCAAGAACGATTTCCGTGGGTTGTTGTTGAACCAGTGTTACAACTCATCGGGTTCTTGTCGGGTTGTGGATTGTGGCGGGTCAAAATGCTCAAACGGGACGTCATTGATACTTGAATCTTTTCTCGGGTCGGACTTTTGTCTTCAACCCCGTGGGGATAGCTTCACCCGTCGGTCGATTTTCGACTGCATGATTGCGGGTTCCATTCCGGTTTTCTTCTGGAACCGAACTGCTTACTCTCAGTATGAATGGTTCTTACCGGGTCAACCCGAAAGCTATTCGGTTTTTATAGACAAAAAAGAGATTCTAAATGGGAAATCCATAAAAGAAGTTCTTGAAAATTTTAAGGAAGATGAAGTGAGGAAAATGAGAGAGAAAGTGATAGAATATATTCCAAGAATTGTGTATGCAAAACcacatgaaggtcttgaagggaTGAAAGATGCATTTGATGTGGCTGTGGAGGGAGTTTTGAATAGAATCAAAGATCAAGAACAAGAGGGATTTAAATGGTAA